One segment of Marvinbryantia formatexigens DSM 14469 DNA contains the following:
- a CDS encoding zf-HC2 domain-containing protein, with protein sequence MDCKTAQQKIMPYIERKLNDREMEEFIEHVRGCEACSEELEVYFTIYYALAQLDNEENEVYNIKELLEKDLKQAEDRVKKHNIVRFYRRFFMTLLGIVAGIFLITGAQTLLTGSFEYTTLYNLFSVETEPVTWIQSETQESEPQITEATERETNRKRQPIVTTPETEAAIPLSETVAE encoded by the coding sequence ATGGATTGTAAAACAGCGCAGCAGAAAATCATGCCCTATATAGAGCGGAAATTAAACGACCGCGAGATGGAGGAATTTATTGAGCATGTCCGCGGGTGCGAGGCTTGCAGCGAAGAGCTGGAGGTCTATTTTACGATTTATTATGCGCTGGCACAGCTTGATAACGAAGAGAATGAGGTTTACAATATAAAGGAGCTGCTGGAAAAAGACCTGAAGCAGGCGGAGGACCGCGTAAAAAAGCATAACATCGTGCGCTTTTACCGGCGGTTTTTTATGACGCTGCTTGGCATCGTGGCAGGCATTTTTCTGATTACGGGAGCGCAGACGCTGCTCACCGGTTCCTTTGAATATACGACGCTCTACAATCTGTTCAGCGTGGAGACTGAGCCGGTCACCTGGATACAGTCGGAGACGCAGGAGAGCGAGCCGCAGATAACAGAAGCGACAGAGCGCGAGACGAACCGCAAACGGCAGCCGATCGTGACGACACCGGAGACGGAGGCGGCAATTCCGCTGTCAGAGACAGTGGCAGAGTAA
- a CDS encoding MATE family efflux transporter, with the protein MFTNAQLRKLIFPLVMEQLLAITVGMADTMMVSQVGDAAVSGVSLVDMINVLLINIFAALATGGAVVTSQFIGKKRQDLACRSVNQLYLVSGVVSLVIMALTLIFRSSLLHLLFGSIEADVMENALIYLILSALSYPFLAIYNSGAAIFRSMGNSRITMLISMLMNAVNIIGNAILIFGCGMGAAGAATASLISRMLACVIITVLLTNQKKELHLLPGGWKADWTLIRKILYIGIPSSLENSLFQLGRVLVVSIITYFGTVQITANAIANNLDSMGILPGQAVGLAMITVVGQCVGAGDFQQAKKYTIKLLKITYAIMAAMIVCLLLLQPWILSIYNVSDEARALARTLIYIHNLCALVLWPLSFVLPNALRAANDVKYTMAVSIFSMCAFRVLFSYILGYQMGMGAIGVWIAMVIDWVFRVIMFTARFLGNKWQTHKI; encoded by the coding sequence ATGTTTACAAATGCACAGTTAAGAAAACTGATTTTTCCGCTTGTGATGGAGCAGCTTCTTGCTATCACCGTAGGCATGGCGGACACCATGATGGTATCGCAGGTGGGGGATGCGGCGGTCTCCGGCGTGTCTTTGGTGGACATGATCAATGTCCTTCTGATTAATATTTTTGCAGCGCTTGCCACCGGCGGAGCGGTGGTGACGTCGCAGTTTATCGGGAAGAAGCGCCAGGATCTTGCCTGCCGTTCTGTCAATCAGCTTTATCTTGTCAGCGGCGTGGTATCGCTGGTGATCATGGCGCTGACGCTGATTTTCCGCAGCAGCCTGCTGCATCTGCTGTTCGGCAGCATAGAGGCGGACGTTATGGAAAATGCGCTGATTTACCTTATTCTTTCAGCTCTTTCTTATCCGTTTCTGGCAATTTACAACAGTGGGGCAGCCATTTTCCGTTCGATGGGCAATTCCAGGATCACTATGCTGATTTCCATGCTCATGAACGCGGTGAATATCATCGGAAACGCCATTTTGATTTTCGGATGCGGCATGGGCGCCGCCGGAGCGGCAACAGCATCGCTGATTTCGCGTATGCTCGCCTGCGTGATTATTACCGTGCTTCTTACGAATCAGAAGAAAGAGCTGCATCTGCTGCCGGGAGGCTGGAAGGCGGACTGGACGCTCATCAGGAAGATTCTTTATATCGGAATACCGAGCAGCCTGGAAAACAGCCTGTTCCAGCTTGGACGTGTGCTGGTAGTCAGTATTATTACATATTTTGGAACAGTCCAGATTACCGCAAATGCGATTGCGAACAATCTGGATTCGATGGGAATCCTGCCCGGACAGGCGGTCGGCCTCGCTATGATTACGGTGGTCGGCCAGTGCGTCGGGGCCGGGGATTTTCAGCAGGCGAAAAAATATACCATTAAGCTTCTGAAAATTACCTATGCGATTATGGCGGCGATGATTGTCTGCCTGCTGCTTCTACAGCCGTGGATACTCAGTATCTACAATGTATCGGACGAAGCGCGGGCGCTGGCAAGGACGCTGATTTACATCCATAACCTCTGTGCGCTTGTTCTCTGGCCGCTTTCTTTCGTGCTTCCGAACGCGCTGCGGGCGGCAAACGATGTAAAATATACGATGGCGGTATCCATCTTTTCCATGTGCGCCTTCCGCGTATTGTTCAGCTATATTCTCGGCTATCAGATGGGAATGGGAGCGATTGGCGTATGGATTGCGATGGTGATTGACTGGGTGTTCCGCGTTATCATGTTTACCGCGCGGTTCCTCGGAAACAAGTGGCAGACACACAAGATTTAA
- a CDS encoding O-acetylhomoserine aminocarboxypropyltransferase/cysteine synthase family protein produces the protein MEKQYRQETKCIQSGWTPKNGEPRIMPIIQSTTFKYESTEEMGRLFDLEEDGYFYSRVQNPTSDMVAAKIADLEGGVAAVLTSSGQAANFYAVLNICEAGDHIVSAASIYGGTYNLFGVTLKKLGIECTFVDADADEETIAAAFRPNTKVMFAETIANPALVVLDIEKFARIAHAHQVPLIVDNTFATPINCRPFEWGADIVVHSTTKYMDGHAMQIGGAIVDSGNFDWDACGSKFHGLTEPDESYHGIVYTKKFGKAAYITKATVQLMRDLGAVPSPMNCFLLNVGLETLALRMERHCYNAGRIAEYLNSHEKVSHVNYAGLPTDKYYALAQKYMPKGTCGVISFELTGGREAAVRFMDSLKLAAIVTHVADARTGVLHPASHTHRQMNDQQLKEAGVSPGLIRLSVGIENVDDLLEDLAQALEQA, from the coding sequence ATGGAAAAGCAATACAGACAGGAAACGAAATGTATTCAGTCGGGCTGGACCCCGAAAAACGGGGAGCCGCGGATTATGCCGATTATCCAGAGCACGACCTTTAAATATGAATCGACGGAGGAAATGGGACGGCTGTTTGACCTGGAGGAGGATGGCTATTTTTATTCCCGCGTGCAGAATCCGACCAGCGATATGGTGGCGGCAAAGATTGCCGACTTGGAGGGCGGTGTTGCGGCGGTGCTTACCAGCTCCGGACAGGCGGCGAATTTCTATGCTGTGCTGAATATCTGCGAGGCGGGCGACCATATCGTGTCAGCTGCATCCATTTATGGCGGCACGTACAATCTGTTTGGCGTTACTTTAAAGAAGCTTGGCATCGAATGCACCTTCGTGGATGCGGATGCCGACGAGGAGACGATTGCGGCGGCATTCCGTCCGAATACGAAGGTGATGTTTGCAGAGACAATCGCCAATCCGGCGCTGGTGGTGCTCGATATTGAGAAATTTGCGCGTATCGCACACGCGCACCAGGTGCCGCTGATTGTCGACAATACCTTTGCCACGCCGATTAACTGCCGTCCGTTTGAGTGGGGCGCGGACATCGTCGTGCATTCCACCACAAAATATATGGATGGTCACGCCATGCAGATTGGCGGCGCCATTGTGGACAGCGGCAATTTCGACTGGGACGCCTGCGGCAGTAAATTCCACGGGCTGACAGAGCCGGACGAATCTTATCACGGTATCGTTTACACGAAGAAATTTGGAAAAGCAGCCTATATTACAAAGGCAACCGTGCAGCTCATGCGCGACCTTGGCGCGGTGCCGTCGCCGATGAACTGCTTTCTGCTGAATGTAGGGCTGGAGACGCTGGCGCTGCGCATGGAGCGCCACTGCTACAATGCGGGCAGAATCGCGGAGTATCTGAACAGTCATGAAAAAGTGAGCCATGTAAATTACGCCGGGCTGCCGACGGACAAATACTATGCGCTGGCGCAGAAGTATATGCCGAAGGGGACCTGCGGCGTGATTTCCTTCGAGCTGACCGGCGGGCGGGAGGCGGCGGTGCGCTTTATGGACAGCCTGAAGCTGGCGGCAATCGTTACCCATGTGGCGGATGCCCGCACCGGGGTACTTCATCCGGCAAGCCATACGCACCGCCAGATGAACGATCAGCAGCTGAAGGAAGCGGGCGTATCACCGGGACTGATTCGCCTCTCCGTTGGCATCGAAAATGTGGATGACCTGCTGGAGGATCTTGCGCAGGCGCTGGAGCAGGCGTAA
- the polA gene encoding DNA polymerase I — protein MQGKLVLIDGHSILNRAYFGVPDLTNSQGLHTNAVYGFLNIMFKILDEEQPDYFAVAFDLHAPTFRHKMYDAYKGTRKPMQEELREQVPVMKEMLTAMGVPLMMLEGYEADDLLGTAAKKAEADGLTVSIISGDRDLLQLATDRTKIRIPKTKKGKTEIEDYNTAEVVEKYMVTPPQIVDLKALMGDASDNIPGIPGVGEKTAGKIISEYGSIENAYAHVEEIKPNKAKESLREHYDLAQLSKKLAKINTESPFTLDMEQAKMGNLFTQEAFELCKKLEFRNILPRFSCDAPSDSVSDSFAVVTDLSEAEEVFVRAQKSGEIGFSLLTEQGELFGLALAPDEEHVYFIKKEGFLTEGYLTEKCLQLLQEGRMAYTIDLKEQLAFLRAGISDRAKIADAAIGAYLLNPLKGQYPCEDIAKDYASLMIKGRAELFGKAPLAKVMEEQPEELAQYACYLAYTAKAAMPVILQKLRENQMLELFRDMEMPLVYTLYDMQEVGIRVNAQELKAYGEELYVRIVELEQEIYRDAGEEFNINSPKQLGVILFEKLKLPGAKKTKSGFSTAADVLEKLAPDYAIVAKILEYRQLAKLKSTYADGLAGFIAADGRIHGTFNQTITATGRISSTDPNLQNIPVRTELGRLLRKVFIAKEGYVLIDADYSQIELRVLAAMSGDETLIAAFRDNADIHRLTASQVFHIPFDEVTPLQRRNAKAVNFGIVYGISAFGLSEDLHISVKEAGEYIDKYFQTYPKVKDFLDNAVKEAKEKGYAETLFHRRRPVPELKSGNFMQRSFGERVAMNSPIQGTAADIIKIAMIRVNERLRAEQFQSRLILQIHDELLIEAEPSEVEAVKELLAQEMVNAVHLSVAMEIDMKTGNSWYEAH, from the coding sequence ATGCAGGGAAAATTAGTTTTGATTGACGGACACAGTATTTTAAACCGCGCGTATTTCGGGGTGCCGGATCTGACAAATTCGCAGGGGCTGCACACGAATGCGGTTTACGGATTTTTGAATATTATGTTTAAGATTCTGGACGAGGAGCAGCCGGATTATTTTGCGGTCGCCTTCGACCTCCATGCGCCGACCTTCCGTCATAAGATGTACGACGCTTATAAGGGGACGCGCAAGCCGATGCAGGAGGAGCTGCGGGAGCAGGTCCCGGTGATGAAGGAAATGCTGACGGCGATGGGTGTTCCGCTGATGATGCTGGAGGGCTACGAGGCGGACGATCTGCTTGGAACGGCGGCGAAAAAGGCGGAGGCGGACGGACTGACAGTTTCCATTATCTCCGGAGACCGCGATCTGCTGCAGCTCGCCACCGACCGGACTAAAATCCGGATACCGAAAACAAAAAAAGGAAAGACAGAAATAGAAGATTACAACACGGCGGAGGTTGTGGAGAAATATATGGTTACGCCGCCGCAGATTGTCGATTTAAAGGCGCTGATGGGCGATGCCTCCGACAATATTCCGGGGATTCCCGGCGTCGGGGAGAAGACGGCGGGGAAGATTATTTCCGAGTACGGCTCCATAGAGAACGCCTATGCGCATGTGGAGGAGATAAAGCCGAACAAGGCGAAGGAATCCCTCCGGGAGCACTATGATCTGGCGCAGCTCAGCAAAAAGCTGGCAAAAATCAACACGGAAAGTCCGTTTACCCTGGATATGGAGCAGGCGAAAATGGGAAATCTGTTTACGCAGGAAGCTTTTGAACTCTGCAAAAAGCTGGAATTCCGCAATATCCTGCCGCGTTTTTCCTGTGACGCCCCGTCGGATTCTGTCAGCGACAGCTTTGCCGTGGTGACGGATTTATCGGAAGCGGAAGAGGTGTTTGTGCGCGCGCAGAAGAGCGGCGAGATCGGATTTTCCCTGCTGACGGAGCAGGGAGAGCTGTTCGGGCTTGCGCTTGCGCCGGATGAAGAGCATGTATATTTTATTAAAAAGGAAGGCTTTCTGACGGAAGGGTATCTGACGGAAAAATGCCTGCAGCTCCTGCAGGAGGGGCGGATGGCATATACGATAGATTTAAAGGAGCAGCTTGCTTTTTTGCGGGCAGGCATTTCTGACCGGGCGAAGATTGCGGATGCCGCTATCGGGGCATATCTGCTCAATCCCCTGAAGGGGCAGTATCCGTGCGAGGATATCGCAAAGGATTATGCTTCCCTGATGATAAAGGGCAGGGCGGAGCTGTTTGGCAAGGCACCCCTTGCAAAGGTGATGGAGGAGCAGCCTGAGGAGCTGGCGCAGTACGCCTGCTATCTGGCTTATACGGCGAAAGCGGCAATGCCGGTGATTCTTCAGAAGCTCAGAGAGAATCAGATGCTGGAGCTTTTCCGGGATATGGAAATGCCGCTTGTATATACGCTCTACGATATGCAGGAGGTCGGAATCCGCGTCAACGCGCAGGAGCTGAAAGCATACGGCGAGGAGCTTTATGTGCGGATCGTGGAGCTGGAGCAGGAAATCTACCGCGATGCCGGGGAGGAATTTAATATCAATTCCCCGAAGCAGCTTGGTGTTATTTTATTTGAAAAGCTGAAGCTTCCGGGGGCAAAAAAGACGAAGAGCGGATTTTCCACAGCGGCGGATGTGCTGGAAAAGCTGGCGCCAGATTATGCGATCGTGGCAAAAATCCTCGAATACCGGCAGCTTGCAAAATTAAAATCCACCTATGCGGACGGTCTGGCGGGCTTTATCGCTGCGGATGGCAGAATCCACGGCACCTTCAACCAGACAATCACGGCGACCGGGCGCATCAGCAGCACCGATCCGAATCTGCAGAATATCCCGGTGCGCACAGAGCTTGGAAGGCTGCTGCGCAAGGTATTTATTGCAAAAGAAGGATATGTGCTGATTGACGCGGATTATTCACAGATTGAGCTGCGCGTACTTGCCGCGATGTCGGGCGATGAGACGCTGATTGCGGCATTCCGGGACAATGCGGACATCCACCGGCTGACAGCGTCGCAGGTATTTCATATTCCGTTCGATGAGGTGACGCCGCTGCAGCGCAGAAACGCCAAGGCGGTGAATTTTGGAATCGTATACGGTATCAGCGCTTTCGGTCTGAGCGAGGATCTGCACATCAGCGTAAAGGAAGCAGGCGAATATATTGATAAATATTTCCAGACGTATCCGAAGGTAAAGGATTTTCTGGATAATGCCGTAAAAGAAGCGAAGGAGAAGGGCTATGCGGAGACACTGTTTCACCGCCGCCGCCCGGTTCCGGAGCTGAAATCGGGCAACTTTATGCAGCGCTCCTTTGGCGAGCGCGTGGCAATGAATTCGCCGATTCAGGGAACGGCGGCGGATATCATCAAGATTGCCATGATTCGCGTAAATGAGCGGCTGCGGGCGGAGCAGTTTCAATCGCGGCTGATTCTGCAGATACATGACGAGCTTTTAATAGAAGCGGAACCCTCCGAGGTGGAGGCGGTAAAAGAGCTTCTGGCGCAGGAAATGGTGAACGCCGTGCATCTGTCTGTTGCGATGGAAATAGATATGAAAACGGGGAATAGCTGGTATGAGGCACATTAA
- a CDS encoding ACT domain-containing protein has protein sequence MKKTIITVVGKDTVGIIAKVCTFLAENNVNILDISQTIVDGFFNMMMVTDASASTKEFGELSAELKALGEVIGVVINCQHEDIFNKMHRI, from the coding sequence ATGAAAAAGACAATTATTACAGTAGTAGGAAAGGATACCGTGGGAATTATCGCAAAGGTCTGCACCTTCCTTGCGGAAAACAACGTAAACATCCTTGATATATCCCAGACCATCGTGGATGGCTTCTTCAATATGATGATGGTGACCGATGCCTCCGCTTCCACAAAAGAATTCGGGGAGCTCTCCGCAGAGCTGAAGGCGCTCGGAGAAGTCATCGGGGTCGTTATCAACTGCCAGCACGAAGACATCTTCAATAAGATGCATCGCATCTGA
- the coaE gene encoding dephospho-CoA kinase (Dephospho-CoA kinase (CoaE) performs the final step in coenzyme A biosynthesis.) has product MRHIKVLGITGGVGAGKSTILQYLEEHYHAEVLQLDAAAHVLMEPHGECYAPVIDAFGRDILAADGTIDRGKLYRKAFDGGQVAKLNSIVHPRVKEYVKNWIAGRRAQGRAPFLVLEAALLLEERYDLICDEIWFIFVNDEVRAQRLAASRGYTAEKTAQILKNQKSEEQFRVACQFTVDNSSNLLEDTYKQIDKGLKEHEFV; this is encoded by the coding sequence ATGAGGCACATTAAGGTTCTTGGCATCACTGGCGGCGTCGGCGCCGGAAAAAGCACGATACTGCAGTATCTTGAGGAACACTATCACGCGGAGGTGCTGCAGCTTGATGCTGCGGCGCATGTGCTGATGGAGCCGCATGGGGAATGCTATGCGCCGGTCATTGACGCTTTCGGCAGGGATATTCTGGCGGCGGACGGCACTATCGACCGCGGGAAGCTTTACCGGAAGGCATTTGACGGGGGGCAGGTAGCGAAGCTGAACAGCATCGTGCATCCGCGTGTAAAGGAGTATGTGAAGAACTGGATAGCCGGACGGCGCGCACAGGGCAGGGCGCCGTTTCTGGTGCTGGAGGCGGCGCTTCTTCTGGAGGAGCGTTACGACCTTATCTGCGATGAAATCTGGTTTATTTTTGTGAATGATGAGGTGCGCGCGCAGCGGCTGGCAGCTTCGCGCGGCTATACGGCGGAAAAGACCGCACAGATATTGAAAAATCAGAAGTCAGAAGAGCAGTTTCGCGTGGCCTGCCAGTTTACGGTCGATAACAGCAGCAATCTTCTGGAGGATACCTATAAACAGATAGATAAAGGACTGAAAGAGCATGAATTTGTGTAG
- the nagA gene encoding N-acetylglucosamine-6-phosphate deacetylase, with amino-acid sequence MIIKNGLVYGEDFSFKKADIQITGESFGEIAPQLPADEKEQIIDAEGLYVIPGLVDIHFHGCAGYDFCDGTVEAFDAIMQYEMEHGVTSVSPATMTLSEGKLAQVFENAGKYENNRGSQIRGITMEGPFVSMAKKGAQNASYIHRPDMRFFEKMQKLSGGMIRQVAVAPEEDKDFAFIKEVKEQTCASVAHTTADYDTAAAAFAAGACHVTHLFNAMPPFSHRAPGVIGAAFDAKNVSVELICDGIHVHPSMVRAAFAMFGAERICMISDSMMATGMENGDYALGGQPVKVVGRLATLKDGTIAGSASNLLDCLRVAVKDMGIPLADAVRACTATPAQSLGFYGECGSISAGKSADLVLLDKELNLVQVICRGAAVHK; translated from the coding sequence ATGATAATAAAAAACGGACTGGTATATGGAGAGGATTTCTCTTTTAAAAAAGCGGATATCCAGATAACCGGAGAAAGCTTCGGAGAGATTGCGCCGCAGCTTCCGGCAGACGAAAAAGAGCAGATAATCGATGCAGAAGGGCTGTATGTGATACCTGGTCTGGTGGATATTCATTTTCACGGATGCGCCGGTTATGATTTCTGCGACGGGACGGTAGAGGCATTCGACGCTATCATGCAGTATGAAATGGAGCACGGCGTCACCTCGGTATCCCCGGCAACGATGACGCTTTCGGAAGGGAAGCTTGCGCAGGTCTTTGAGAATGCCGGAAAATATGAGAATAACCGCGGAAGCCAGATACGCGGTATCACGATGGAGGGACCGTTTGTTTCGATGGCAAAGAAGGGCGCGCAGAACGCCAGCTATATTCATCGCCCGGATATGCGGTTCTTTGAGAAGATGCAGAAGCTTTCCGGTGGTATGATACGCCAGGTGGCAGTAGCGCCGGAGGAGGATAAGGATTTTGCTTTTATTAAAGAAGTGAAGGAGCAGACGTGTGCTTCCGTAGCGCACACCACGGCGGATTATGATACGGCGGCGGCAGCCTTTGCGGCGGGAGCCTGCCATGTGACACACCTGTTTAATGCAATGCCGCCCTTTTCACACCGGGCGCCCGGCGTGATCGGCGCAGCCTTTGACGCGAAAAATGTGTCTGTTGAGCTGATCTGCGACGGCATCCATGTACATCCTTCGATGGTGCGGGCAGCGTTTGCCATGTTCGGCGCAGAACGCATCTGCATGATCAGCGACAGTATGATGGCGACCGGCATGGAAAATGGAGATTACGCGCTTGGCGGGCAGCCGGTAAAGGTGGTCGGCAGACTGGCGACTCTGAAGGACGGCACTATTGCCGGTTCGGCGTCCAATCTTCTGGATTGTCTGCGTGTGGCTGTGAAGGATATGGGCATCCCGCTGGCGGATGCGGTGCGCGCGTGCACCGCCACACCGGCGCAATCGCTTGGCTTTTACGGGGAATGCGGCAGCATCAGTGCGGGAAAATCGGCGGACCTTGTGCTGCTTGATAAGGAGCTGAATCTGGTGCAGGTAATCTGCAGAGGAGCTGCAGTCCATAAGTAA
- a CDS encoding MBL fold metallo-hydrolase codes for MNLCSIASGSSGNCIFVGTEQTSLLVDIGISARQAENGLHTIDRTLPDIDGILITHEHSDHIRGIGVAARKAGMPIYGTRGTLEAVKRCSSLGKIDESLYREIRPDEVFQIGDMEILPFSTSHDAAEPVAYRVNSGGKSAAVVTDLGVYNDYIVEHLQGLDAVLLEANHDVRMLQAGAYPYYLKQRILSSHGHLSNENAGRLLCRILHDNLKNVFLGHLSQENNYEALAYETVCTEVTLGDNPYRAKDFKIQVAKRNMPSEPAYI; via the coding sequence ATGAATTTGTGTAGCATAGCAAGCGGAAGCAGCGGAAACTGCATTTTTGTCGGGACAGAGCAGACCAGCCTGCTGGTGGATATCGGAATCAGCGCCAGACAGGCGGAAAACGGCTTACATACCATAGACCGGACGCTGCCGGACATCGATGGGATTCTGATTACCCATGAGCATTCCGACCATATCCGCGGTATCGGTGTGGCGGCGCGCAAAGCCGGAATGCCGATTTACGGGACGAGGGGAACGCTGGAGGCGGTAAAGCGCTGTTCCTCACTTGGGAAAATTGACGAAAGTCTTTACCGGGAAATCCGTCCGGACGAGGTATTTCAGATCGGTGATATGGAGATCCTGCCGTTTTCCACCTCGCATGACGCGGCGGAGCCGGTGGCGTACCGCGTAAATTCCGGCGGGAAATCGGCGGCGGTTGTCACAGACCTTGGCGTATATAACGATTATATTGTCGAACACTTGCAGGGACTGGACGCGGTGCTGCTGGAGGCGAACCATGATGTGCGTATGCTGCAGGCGGGAGCCTATCCCTATTATTTAAAGCAGCGTATTTTAAGCAGTCACGGTCATCTTTCCAATGAAAATGCCGGACGCCTGCTGTGCAGAATCCTGCACGACAATCTGAAGAACGTTTTCCTCGGACATCTGAGCCAGGAAAACAACTACGAAGCGCTTGCTTATGAGACGGTCTGCACCGAGGTGACGCTGGGGGATAATCCCTACCGTGCAAAGGACTTTAAAATACAGGTCGCGAAGCGTAATATGCCGTCGGAACCGGCATATATATAA